TGTGTCTTGATTTTTCTCCCTGAACTATTTTTATCTGGTTCTTTTTCACTTTGAATTCTTGAGAGAATAATTTAATCAAAAGTTTATTCGCCTTTCCTTTTTCCGCTGGTGCCCTCAGGTGAACTTTCCAGCAATTTTCTTCCTTTTTGATTTCGTTCTTTCTGGCATTGGGAATCACCTTGACATTTAAAATCATTCCATTACCTTTCTGCTGAATTTAAAAAGAAACTCGCAGTTATCAAGTCTTCGGAAAACCCTTTGGCGAAGGAAAATCTTCGTTGAACCGGCCTCCTTTACAACGCCGACAAAGCCCGTTAAATTCTTCATATTCTTCCTGAGATATTTCTCGATTACACAATGTATATCTGTGTTTTTCCTCTTCAGGTTCGACCTCGCCACAACCACCCTTTGGGGAGGAGTTCAAAAAGGTTGGGAGTCCTTGCGAATCGCGTAGGGGCGACCCTTGTGGTCGCCCGAGCCTTCCTATCGGGAGGACTCCAGCTTTAGGGATGACCGGAAATAAAAAATGGGCCCACTAGGATTTGAACCTAGGACTCCCTGATTATGAGTCAGGTGCTCTAACCAGCTGAGCTATGGGCCCAATTGTGTTTTTATGCTATGAGTGAATTTATTATATTAGTAAATAAATAAAACGTCAAGAAAATTTTATTCTACTTTCAGCGCCCTACCCCACCCCACCCCAAAACAGGGAGGGGATTGGAAAAGGATGCTCTGACAGTGATTAGATGAAAATTTTTGGTTTTTTGAGTCCTACGGTAATTAGTGTTTCTGTTGCAGTAGTACCTGGAATAGCCCTTATCTTATTAATCACAAGTGAGGCAAGTTCATCTGTATCTCCTACTTGCACGCTAACTACGAGGTCCCACCGGCCAAAAACAGCAATAACTTTCTGGACTCCTCTAATTTGCCTTAATGCTTCCATAACAGCTTCTTCATGTCCTGATAATAGACGGACAAAAACCAACCCAGAGACCATTGTTTCCTCCTTCTATCAACCCTCCCTTTCGGGAGGACTCCAGAGCCGATTTCATCAAAGATGCAGAGCTTTGCTCTGCAGCTACTTCCGAGAAAAAAGGTCTGCAAAATACTTCACTTTGCAAGCATGTTCGATAGAACATATCGTTACGAATGCTTCCTCGACAATCTTTCCAATAGCAATGGGTCCGTGTTCTTTTATTATCGCGCCTTTGTGGTCTTTAAGTACATTCGCTGCGTTTTGGGCAAGCTCTTTCGACCCCACTCCTCCTGTTATGATAGGAATCTCGTGTAGGAAGTATTTGCTTTCACAGTCGGAAGGGATTAACAGGTTTGTGGAGGAAATCATCGATTGCACTATGGCAAATGGAGAATGGGCATGGATTATGGCTAAAGCAGAAGTCTCTTTGTAGATTTGTCTGTGTACTATTGTTTCTGAGGAAGCTATGGTGTCGAAACTACTGGGCTTATCCAGGTTTAACTCTACTACCATATTCTCATCGATCTCGTCGAGCATACTACCGCTTCTGGTAATTATGAGTTTGTTTCCTACTCTCACGCTGATATTGCCGAAATGGGAATGGGCCAATCCACACTGAACCATCTTTTTGCCAAATTTGCTAATTTCTCTCCACATTATGACTCCTTGAAAGGCTCTTAAAGTGTCCTTGTGCAATTTGAAATTGTGCCTACAAATATTTTCAACCTAACCAATGTCTACCGGGCGACCACAGCGGGTCGCCCCTACGCGTTCAAAACCACAATACGGGCTCAATGAATTGAGCCCCTACATTTAAATGTTGAGTTGTGCCAGTTTCTCTTTTGTGGGTATGCCCTTTTCACTCCATCCCCGGAATCGATAGTATTCCAGAAGAGATGCCAGAAACTCGTCTTTCTTAATATTCCTGCCCTCCACTCCTCCATCCTCTTGGAAAAACCTTTCCGGGAGGGTGTCGTCTTTATTACTGAATTTCTCTTTCAGATTGAACAATTTCTCTATATTCCAGACTCGCTCTCCTATCTCAAGCAGTCTTTCTGAGACAAAATCTATTCCGGTCACTGCACTTAGAATATTTGCCCACTCTTCTTCTCCCACGCTGAAAAGGGCAAATTTACAAACTACCAGAGAATCGACTGCGGTGAACAGATTCTGAATAACCTGCACAAGGCCAGACTTTCCTGAGAAAGTAAGTCTGTTTACTAGTTTGGGTTTGCCGAAAATCTCTGGACCAATCATATATGCTCTCAGATGGCATCCTCCTCTATTGGAAGTGGCATATCCTAAAGCCAATCCTAAAACTCCTCTCGGGTCATAGCCGGGTAACTCGAGACCTTTAACCTGCATGCTTATATCGGGGTTTTTGTTGACTCTGGCATATCTCATCGAGCCTTCGGATAATTCTTGACCAATCTCTTTTCTCTCACCAATTAGTTCGACTAACTTTAATAATTTTTCATCTGTGAGTTGCTTTCCGTTCAGTTCCAAATAGCAGGCAATTGTGCTTCCGGCAGTAATGGTATCCATACCATAATCATTGCAGAGTCTATTTGCTTTCATTATTGTCTGAATGTTGGAAATCCTACAGGAGGAACCGAACATACTTATGGTCTCATATTCAGGTATTTCCATTTCCGTGTCCCTGACTTCACGCTTGCAGGCTATGGGACAAGCATAGCAGGGTGTCTTTTTTATGGAAAAAGTCGAGTTTATCTTCTCTCCAGAAATTTCCTCTGCAAAATCGAACCGGGAAAACCTGAAATTCCCCGTGGGAAGAATCCTCATATAGTTTATCAAATTGACCAGAACTGCTGTTCCATACTGGCTAAGACCTTTGGAAGATACGGGGCTGGCTACAAGGAGCCTGGTTATGTCCTGAAAATACTTTTTGTATCTATCCCTGTCAAAGATGGGTATTTTCTTATTTCCTTTCACTACAATTGCTTTTAAATTCTTGCTACCCATCACAGCTCCCAATCCGCCACGACCACAGGCATGGCTATAGTCGTTCATTATGTTGGCAAACCTTACTCCTTTTTCTCCCGCCTTGCCTATACAGGAAACTCTCCCGAATTTCGATAATTCCCGGGTGACTTCCCGGGTATTTTTGCCCCAGAGATGCTTTGCGTCTTTTATGGAGATTTTGCCATTATGAATCTCTATGTATACTGGTTCCTCTGCTTTCCCGAATACTACTAATCCGTCAAACCCGGCAAACTTTAATTCGGGGCCAAAGCTCCCGCCACTGTTAGAATCGAATATGGTGCCGGTTAGTGGAGATTTAGAAACAGTGGCATATCGTCCGGAAGTGGGGCAAGTAGTACCAGTGAGGGGTCCGGCAGCAAACACGAGGATATTTTCCGAAGAGAGTGGGTCGACACCAGGCTTCACTAAATCATAGACGAGTTTCACCCCTAGACCACGGCCTCCCAGGTAGTCGGCGAGGAATTCTTCGCCTAATGGAATGGGCTCTATTTTCTTTTCAGTTAAGTAAACTTTTGCTATTTTCCCGTTCCAACCAAACATCTTATCCTCCAGCAATTATCGGGAAGAGACAAAGGGTGTCCCCTTCTTGAAGGGGAGTCTCTTTTCCTTGGGTAGACTCATTGACGATAACAAGAAGAGGTTCATTCTGGGGGATCCCTATTTTGGAAAGTAGATCTTTTACGATAGAACCTTCTTCGATATCTATCTCCAGATTGTCTCTCCGGGAAAACTTACGAACACTGGCAAATAATTTTACATTTACTTTCAACAGGAATTCCAAGTTATGAGTCAAACTTTCGTTTTACACGAGATCATTAAAAATAGACCTGACCCCTTTTTCTGAAAAATAGAGTTGACCCCATTTTTTAGAAGAGGCAGTAGGGGACTGGGCAACCTCCAGCATACTCTGAATCTACACTTACGTATCCAGGTGCCTCTTCCCCTGCTTCTTTAGGGATAGGACCGAGATAGAGTACTTGTTGGGACTTGCTTCCGTACCGATATATGGTAACTCCTTTGCATCCAAGTTGATAGGCGAGTTTGTAAACTTTTCCCACTTCTTCCACTGTGGCTTCATACGGAAGATTGACTGTTTTTGATACAGCGTTGTCTGTATACTTCTGGAAAGCCGCCTGCATTCTCACATGCCATTCAGGTGAGATATCAAAAGCTGTCACGAATATCTTCCTTATCGATTGGGGAATCTTCTTCATATGTTGTATTGAACCCTTCTTTGCTATCTCCATTAGCAATTTTTTATTGTGAAATCCTTTATCCATGGCTGCTTCTTCAAACAGACTATTGGTCTCCAGAAACTGTGTGCCTTCCAAAATCCTCCTAACATAAGATATAGCAAATAGAGGTTCTATGCCACTGGAACAACCTGCAATTGTGCTTATTGTCCCTGTGGGTGCAATTGTGATTAAAGCGGAATTTCGCACCCTGACTTTTCTCTTAGCCCAGATACTTCCTTTGAAGTTTGGAAAGACTCCTCTCAGCTTTGCTAGTCTTTTCGATTTTTCTCTCGCTTCTCTGGCGATAAATTTCATAGTCTTTTCAGCAATACGGATTCCTTCTTGGGAATTATAGGGAATGCCCAGTTTAATTAGCATTTCAGCAAATCCCATAACACCCAGGCCAATTTTTCTGTTACCCTTTGTCATTTTCTCTATCTGGGGAAGTGGATATTTATTAACATCAATAACGTTATCTAGAAAATGGATGGCTGTTCTTATTATGTCCCTCAATTTTTGCCAGTTTATCTTCTTTTTTCCGACCATCTTTGATAAATTTATTGAACCTAAAACGCAGGATTCGTACGGCAACAAAGGTTCTTCACCACACGGGTTAGTGCTCTCTATTTTTCCAATATGGGGCGTGGGATTGTATTTGTTTATTCGGTCAATGAATACGAGACCTGGATCTCCTGTCTTCCAGGCTGTCGCTATTATCAAGTTAAATATATCTCTGACCCTTAATTTTCTGGTAGGTTTTCCTGTTCTGGGATTTATTAGCTCATACTCCTTGTCTGCCTCAAGCAATCTCGTAAACTTATCTGTAATGGCAACTGAGAGATTGAAATTAGTAAAGGCGCCTTCCCTGATTTTGGCTGTGATGAACTCCAGGATATCGGGGTGGTCTACTCTCAAGATTCCCATATTTGCTCCTCTTCTCCTGCCTCCCTGTTTGATTATATCTGTTGCCATATTGAATACGCTCATAAACGAAACAGGACCAGAAGCAATTCCTTTAGTTGACTTGACTAAATCTCCTTTTGGTCTCAGTTTGGAAAATGAGAATCCCGTTCCTCCACCCGACTGATGAATTAAAGCCATATTTTTTACTGCTTCAAAGATTGATTTCATAGAATCTTCAACAGGCAGGACAAAGCAAGCAGATAATTGACCCATCCTGGTCCCCGCATTGATCAAAGCAGGGCTATTGGGGATGAATTCCAGACTCGACATTACCCTGTAGAATTCTCTTTCTGTCTTTTCTGCATTAAATTTTTTCCCATAGAGATAGTCGGCACTGGCTACCTTTCTGGCTACTCTCTGGAACATTTTCTTCGGAGTTTCGATTAGATTACCCGATTCGTCTTTTAATAAGTACCTCTTCTCCAGAATTCTTATGGCATTCACCGGCAATTTCAAATCATCTTCTATACCAAAGATTCCTTTGGCTTCACGAACCTCTTTTCGCTTCTGGCGATAGAGGATGTATGCCTTTGCCACTCTGGTAAGTCCCTTTTTAATCAAAACATTCTCTACGATATCCTGTATATCCTCAACACCTGGAATCTTTCCCACAAATTTCTGCTTGACTACCTTTATGACCTGGCGGGATAGTCGTTCTGCCAGGGCCCTGTTCTTTGCCTTTACTGCAAGAATAGATTTTTCAATAGCCCTGGTAATTTTATTCTGGTCAAAATTTACTACCCTGCCATCCCTCTTGCGAATTTTCGTTACCATTATGCTCCTCTAACGGTGAAGCGGAGCTTTCGAGACTGTGTGGCAATCCTGATTTGGGTAGCCGCAGGCTTTAGCCTGCGCAATTTCCCCGTCGAGAACGCAACCTGAAGGTTGCGGCTACCAAACAAAAAATCTAATTACGACACAGCCTCTATCGCTCTGCAGCTACAACTTTTTTCCCTCCCTTTCGGGAGGACTCCAAAGTCGATTGTTGGGCAAAAAAGTACCTGTCACTTTTTCTAATTTAACTTTTTTTCAAAAAATAATCAACAAAAAAATCCCCGAGTTTAGAGAAAAATGGTTTTCCTAAAACTCAGGGATTCTATTAACCCTCCCTTTCGGGAGGACTCCAAAGTCGATTGCTGGGCAAAAAAGTAGCCTGTCCCCTTTTTTGTCACCTTTTTCCTATGGAATTATTCAACGTATTCTCTTAAATACTTACTTCTTGAGGGATGTCGCAGTTTTCTTATCGCTTTTGCCTCGATTTGTCTTACTCTTTCCCTGGTTACATTAAATATATGACCTACCTCTTCTAAAGTGCGGGGATATCCCACTCCAATTCCAAATCTCAATTTGATAATCTTTGCCTCCCGTTCAGTCAAAGTTGATAACACTTTCTCTATTTCCTTTTGGCGCAAAATATCTAAGGCGACATTGACCGGAGAAAGGGTATCGCGGTCTTCGATGAAATCTTCCAGATGGCTTTCTTCTTCTTCACCAATAGGAGTAGCTAAGGATATCGGCTCTTGCATTATCTTTAATACGGCGCGTATTCTTTCTGGTGCCATCTTCATTTCTTTAGCATATTCTTCAATGAGAGGGTCCCGTCCATATTTCTGGCGATAGCGACGAGCAATTTTGGTCAATTTACTAATAATCTCTTTCATATGTACGGGAATTCTGATGGTGCGAGCCTGGTCGGCTATTGCCCGATTTATAGATTGCCTAATCCACCAGGTTGCATAGGTGGAAAACTTAAACCCTCTCTTATATTCAAATTTGTCAACTGCTTTCATCAGGCCGATACTGCCTTCCTGAATTAAATCTAACAAAGAGAGGTTGGGGTTGATATGTTTTTTGGCAATACTTACCACCAGTCTTAAGTTTGCCTTAACCAGTTTCAGTTTACTGTCGAGAATTTCTGACTCGAGTTGAGTAACCTGATTGTACAGCTTCTTTATGGCTAAGAAGTCCATTCCCATGGTTCGCTGAAGCTGGAGGATGCGCTGAGAAATGTTTTTTAAATTCTTGTGTATTCCTTCAATCTCTTTTAAAGTTACTCCCGTTTTCTTCTTGAATTCTGAGCGGGAGATTTTCTTTGCCTTAGCTTTTCGCCAGAGCTTTTTAGCTTCAGCGAAGGGGAGTTTAAGTTTTCGCTGATAGTAATTGCTTTCCTTTTCCAGTTGTTTTAACTTTAGACCTGTCTGTTTTATTTTTGTAATTATTTTTTTAACTTTCTCTGATTTTAAGTTCAAATCGAGAATTTGTTGTAGAATTTTCTTCTTTTCCTGGCTCAATAATTTCTTGACCTTCTCTTTTGACTTGGGAGTAATTCTCTTTGCCGTTAATTTCTTCTCGTAGGCAAGGACTTTCTTCTCGCTTTTAGTAATTTCCCGAACTACCTTTTTCATCTTCTGTCTCATTCTGGCTAAAGCTGCGTTAGTCTTTCGACCTCGAGGCATTAACTCCTTAGGAGTAATCTCACGTCTCTCTAGCATCTTACCCATCTGCCTTATTTCTCTCAAAGCTATGGGGGACTCTAACGCTATCTGTTTCAGCTTCTTTTCGTTGTCTTTTATGCTCTTGGCTAAATACATCTCCTGAGGCCGACTAAGAAGAGAAACCTTGCCCATTTCGTTCAGGTACATCTTTATGGAATCGCTTGTTTCTATTTCAGTGGCGGGAGTTATGGGGACTAAGCCTCCCTTTTCCTCCTCGGCTTTCTCCGGCCGTTCAATTAGGGCAATTTTATCAACTACGTCGATTCCCAGCTCATCCAGCTTGGTAAGGATATCGTCTATTTCGTCGGAATCGATTATGCTTTCAGGAAGTTGCTCGTTTATCTCTTGATAGGTCAGTTTTCCTGTCTCTTTTCCTTGTTCAATTAACTCAGAAATTTTTTCTTTATACTCTTTCATTTTTACTTCCTTTAAGTTGCTTTCTCAGTTTTTGAAACTTTTCTATCTTCTCAGATTGTACTGGCAAGCCTCTGTCTGCCAGAGAGGCAAGTTCTTCTCTCATTTTTCTTTCTTTCTTTTCTGACTTGTGCGTTTTTACTTCATTAACCAATGCGTTGACTATCCCTGGTGAGAATTCTGCTTTTTTCTCTTCGATAGCCAATGAAGCGATAATTTGATTGATATTGGCTGAAAATTGTAAATCCTCACTGTAAATCCTATCCATAACTATTGCTGGGTCTATAGATTTCTTCTTGTCATATAATTCGTATATAACCTTCACAACCCTGGAAAGGTCGTTTATAAAGAAGTCTTCAGGTGCGACTTCTGCCCTGATTGTTTCAATTTCCTCAGGAAAATTGAGCATTACCTGCACCAGCCCCTTCTCTGCCTTGAGAACACCTTGCTGAGAAGTAGGGTCTCGAAAATCTCTGACGAGTTCCTCTCTGTAAGAGGGCTCTTGCCACTGGTAAGTCTTTCTGTTTATTCTTCCCAGCTCTAAAAGTAATGTCTCTTCATCTACGGAAATTAACCGGGATAACTTTTTAACTTCTTCTTTCTGCTCTATCAGATTCTTTATTCTGGCAATGGTGGGCAAAACCTCTTCCACTACGGCAACTTTTCCTTCAGAAGTATTCAAATCAGTAGTTTGTGAAACTAACTTAATGCGATAATCAACTAAAGAGAGTGATTGGGAAATTTCTCTTTGAAATTTTTCTGCCCCCTGAGAGCGGAGGAAATCATCAGGGTCAGTGCCTTGAGGCAATGCCACTACTTTCACTTTCAGTCCACTCCCTATCAATAGGTCTAATCCCCTTAATGCGGCCTTAACCCCGGCGGTATCAGCATCGTATACTATTACTACCTCTTCAGCATACCGCGATATTATGGAAACATGGTCTCTGGTCAAAGCAGTTCCCAGAGTGGCCACACTGTTCTCTACTCCAAATTGATGACAAGTTAGAACATCTGTATATCCCTCCAAGATTATAATCTGATTCTTTTTCTGAATAGATTCCTTAGCGAGATTGAGTGCGTAAAGAATCTTTCCTTTATAAAAAACCGCTGTCTCGGGAGAATTCAGGTATTTGGGTAATCGTTCTCCTAAAACTCTTCCACCAAATGCAATTATTCTGGACTGAACATCAGAAATCGGGAAAATAATCCGATCGAAAAGCTGGTCGCGATAATCGTTTCTCTTTTCGGAAAAAGTGATCAATCCAGCTTTTTCTAATAGCTCCTTCGAATAACCTTTATTTACAGCAGCCTCTAACAACCCCCTCCCCGAACTAGGGGCATAACCAAGTCCAAATTTGTCAATAATTTCTTCTTTCAATCCTCTCTTGTTGAGATATTCCCGTGCCTTTTGAGCGGATATGGAATTCTTTAAACACCTGTGAAAAAAGTCGGCTGCATGACGATTGATTTCAAAGAGACTCTTTCTCTCTTGAGAGACTCTGGAGGATTCCTCCCGGCTGGCTCTATCTTTGGGAAGAGAAATCCCTGCCCGCTCAGCTAACCTTTCTACAGCCTCTATAAAACTTATCTTCTCATGTTTCATCAGGAAATTGAAGACATTTCCTCCTTCTCCGCAACCGAAGCAATGAAATATCTCTTTTTGCGGTGAAACGATGAAAGAAGGTGTCTTTTCCTGATGGAATGGACAGAGCGCCTTAAAATTACTTCCTATTTTCTTTAGAGGCAAATATCCAGAAATGACCTCTACAATATTATTACTCTGCCGTATTTGGTCTATTAAGTAGCCTGGAATAGCCAAAGTATAACTCCTTCCTCTCATCCCTGGCCGTTAAGGCCCAGAATGGGCAGGCCTAACCCTCTCCTCAAAGAGGAAAGGGAACTTTCATCTTAGAAAGACTATCTCTTAACACGGTAAAAACCCGAACAAGAAATAATATTTAGAGGGCTAAACTTCTTTATAGCTTGATCTAATAGGAGGTTGAGCCCTAAAGTATCGGAGGCCATATGACCGGCAATTACCACATTTATATGGAACTTTTCTGCATTCTGGTAATGTTTATCGCTCATGTGCATTCCCACTATTGTGCCGACTCCTGAATCGCTAAGTTTCTCTAAGGCTTCCTCTGACCCTTCAGTGCCACCAGTCATATCAACGAATATCTTTCCTGCCCGCCTCTTTTCAGAACCAACTATAACCTTCGGTCCGCTGCCTCTCGCGGTAGCTTGTTTATACTCCGGTATTTCCTTTAACAGCTCAAACACCTCTTCCACTCGTTCTGGTCTCTTCTTATCTAACAATTCTTGCAGATATGTAGTTACAAAATTATCTGCTGGAGTATGCACACAAATAAAGGAAATATCGAGCAACTCTGCTGCATCTACTGCCCGGAAGTGGTTTACCGGCATCACCTTGCGGCTAACATCCTTTATCCTCTTTGCCAGAAGGTCTTCTGCTATATTTATGGGAACACCATACTTGTTCAGGATGTCTGCTTGCATACCCATAACTTCATAGAAATTGGCATAAGCACGACCTTGGGGATGGTGGGCAAGGACTAATTCAATCTTTTTCCCCTGCAATTTTAAGCGATCAGCTAAAAGCAGTTCTGGGGTCTCGATGTCAATTCCTACAAGGATGTTTTTTATTTCTTTTTTAGTGTTGTTCAATATCCTGGTATCACTATAAGGGTTACTAAGGGTTTCCTGATCAAACTCTCTTTTTTTTGCTGCTTCCATTTTTTCAAACTCTTCTTTTTTCCTTTTTATCTCCAGTTTAACCCTTTTTACCCCACGAGGGTCGCGAGAAACTCCCTCTTCTATAACGAATTTGTAAAATTCAGTAAGGTTCAATTTATCATTTCCTTTCCTGTCCTCCCCTTTAGAGCATTCATCACTACTCTTGGGGAATGGATTTTGCGCAAAGACAAATTTTTATCCGTAACCCTGTTTTCTAATGGGGGTGGTTCGAGATACGAATTTACTTCCCTCAATATAATAGCGATAAGGAAGGTTCCTACCTTCCTTTATTCCTATACGCCCCGTATTGACGATGCTGAAGTCCTTAGAAGGAATTTCCTTCTTTCTGGAAGCAATCCGGGAGATAATAAATAGTTTGTTTCCCGTTAAGTCAGCCCCGTTCATCGACCCCGTAATACCTAAAGCCTTGGTCAATTTGCCAGGGCCATTGGTAAGACGAGCTAAGGGTCCATCTATTCTTCTGTGTTTTTTCATTAGTTTTATGCCTTCCTGGGGTTCTAAGGCCCTGATCAGAACAGCCCCGCTTACGCCATCCTTTTCTGTAACAACATTAAAGCAGTAATGGTTGCCATATACGAAGTAGATATACGCTTTCCCTGCTGGCCCAAACATTATCCTGTTACGTTGGGTAATTCCCCGATAAGCATGGCTTCCGGGGTCTCTCTGTCCAAGATAGGCTTCTGTTTCTACAATTTTACCCGAAATTATACCCTCATCCATTTTATGAACGAGGGTTTTACCTAACAGTTCTTGAGCAACGATTTCTGTCTTGCGGGAATAGAATTTTTTTGACAGTTTACTTATCAATTATCTTTTTCTGTCGAAACGACTTAAAAGCTTTAGTTGCCTTCTCTTCTGTTTCCTTTTTGACTCGGCGGCCTTTCTCTTTCTGCGAACACTGGGACTTTCATAATATTCCCTTTTCTTTATTTCCGTCATAAGTCCTGCTCTTTCGCATTCGCGTTTAAATCGCCGTAAAGCTGCATCTATAGACTCATTTTCTCTAATCTTTACTTCAGTCACATCTCTTCACCGCCTTACGTGAATCCAGCCCCTACACAGGGGCTGGATGAATCAACCTGTGTTCCCCCAGATTTACATCGGGGGACGTTCTTTGCTTCGCTACCTATCAACCTGGAGGCCAGCCTAATTTTCGACCACCCAACAAGTGAAAATGTATGTGAAACACTGCCTGGCCAGCATCGGCATTGCAATTTGCTACAATACGGAAGCCACATTGGGCAATGCTCTCTTGAGAAGCCAGTTTTTGAGCAACTAAGTAAATCTCTCCTATTAAATCCTTGTCTTCTGAAGTTAAGTCCACAATTGTGGGAATGTGCTTTTTAGGCATGATTAAAAGGTGTACCGGAGCCTGGGGATTGATATCCCTGAAAGCTATAATCTTATCATCCTCATAAACGATATTTGCGGGAACCTTTTTGTTTACGATACCACAAAAGAGACACTCTTCCATTTTCCTTCCAGAGCATACTTTGCCATTGTAATTAATACAAAATATCAACCTTTGATTATACTACAGAAAAGTCAAATTGTCAAGCGAAAAATGCGATAATAACTACTATAGCTGGGAGAGTTTCTTTTTCAATAAGTTAATCATTGGGGTGGGAATGGGGTCTACAGAACTTATCAACGCTAAATAGGTGCTGACCCAATCACTAAGATATACGAGAGAATGAAGGCGAGACAGGAGAGATTTCCCGCTGGAAGTTACATGCTGGACTCCTGCTACCTTGTCTTTTAGAATACTTTCTGTTATTATGATTCTCTGTTTAATTCTTTCGTTTTCAGCACTGTCCCTCAGGAAAATTAGGTAGAATTTCTTCGTAAATTCGCTACCACTGGCCCAAACTTCAATTTCATTATGGTTCATTTCTGGCAATAGACTGAAGAAAGCCATGCTCTTGCTATTTTCATTGAATTGGTTCTTCCAGCGGACAGCACAGGCAGCCAGATGCTCAGGAGCATATATGAGTAGAAAATGCCCTTTTATTCTTTCCGACAGCTCCTTTGCTAAATTGGCCTTACTCCGGGGGTTATACTGTTTACACAAGAGTTGCAAATTCTGAATTGTCTCTCGAATCTCCTCTTCTTTAGAGCCAATTAATCCCAACCTTTCCAGAAGAGTAACCATGGGAAAAAATAAATACCCAAAAGTTGCCCGTGGTGGCATGCCTCCTATAATTTCAATTATATCGATGCCATCTTTCTGACATAGTTCTTTTAACTTTCCCCCGCTGGTAATAGCTATGATCTTTGCGGAACGAGAGAGAGCATCCTGATAGGCAGATAGAGTCTCCTCGGTATTGCCCGAATAGCTGATGGCGAAGACTAAGGTATTCTCTCCTACATACTGTGGAAGGAGATAACCCCTGTTGACTTCAATGGGAATATTTGCCTCTCTCTGGAGATAGGACTT
This bacterium DNA region includes the following protein-coding sequences:
- the dnaG gene encoding DNA primase, producing MAIPGYLIDQIRQSNNIVEVISGYLPLKKIGSNFKALCPFHQEKTPSFIVSPQKEIFHCFGCGEGGNVFNFLMKHEKISFIEAVERLAERAGISLPKDRASREESSRVSQERKSLFEINRHAADFFHRCLKNSISAQKAREYLNKRGLKEEIIDKFGLGYAPSSGRGLLEAAVNKGYSKELLEKAGLITFSEKRNDYRDQLFDRIIFPISDVQSRIIAFGGRVLGERLPKYLNSPETAVFYKGKILYALNLAKESIQKKNQIIILEGYTDVLTCHQFGVENSVATLGTALTRDHVSIISRYAEEVVIVYDADTAGVKAALRGLDLLIGSGLKVKVVALPQGTDPDDFLRSQGAEKFQREISQSLSLVDYRIKLVSQTTDLNTSEGKVAVVEEVLPTIARIKNLIEQKEEVKKLSRLISVDEETLLLELGRINRKTYQWQEPSYREELVRDFRDPTSQQGVLKAEKGLVQVMLNFPEEIETIRAEVAPEDFFINDLSRVVKVIYELYDKKKSIDPAIVMDRIYSEDLQFSANINQIIASLAIEEKKAEFSPGIVNALVNEVKTHKSEKKERKMREELASLADRGLPVQSEKIEKFQKLRKQLKGSKNERV
- a CDS encoding NGG1p interacting factor NIF3; the encoded protein is MNLTEFYKFVIEEGVSRDPRGVKRVKLEIKRKKEEFEKMEAAKKREFDQETLSNPYSDTRILNNTKKEIKNILVGIDIETPELLLADRLKLQGKKIELVLAHHPQGRAYANFYEVMGMQADILNKYGVPINIAEDLLAKRIKDVSRKVMPVNHFRAVDAAELLDISFICVHTPADNFVTTYLQELLDKKRPERVEEVFELLKEIPEYKQATARGSGPKVIVGSEKRRAGKIFVDMTGGTEGSEEALEKLSDSGVGTIVGMHMSDKHYQNAEKFHINVVIAGHMASDTLGLNLLLDQAIKKFSPLNIISCSGFYRVKR
- a CDS encoding DNA-3-methyladenine glycosylase, whose product is MISKLSKKFYSRKTEIVAQELLGKTLVHKMDEGIISGKIVETEAYLGQRDPGSHAYRGITQRNRIMFGPAGKAYIYFVYGNHYCFNVVTEKDGVSGAVLIRALEPQEGIKLMKKHRRIDGPLARLTNGPGKLTKALGITGSMNGADLTGNKLFIISRIASRKKEIPSKDFSIVNTGRIGIKEGRNLPYRYYIEGSKFVSRTTPIRKQGYG
- the rpsU gene encoding 30S ribosomal protein S21, which gives rise to MTEVKIRENESIDAALRRFKRECERAGLMTEIKKREYYESPSVRRKRKAAESKRKQKRRQLKLLSRFDRKR
- a CDS encoding histidine triad nucleotide-binding protein; protein product: MEECLFCGIVNKKVPANIVYEDDKIIAFRDINPQAPVHLLIMPKKHIPTIVDLTSEDKDLIGEIYLVAQKLASQESIAQCGFRIVANCNADAGQAVFHIHFHLLGGRKLGWPPG
- a CDS encoding bifunctional phosphoglucose/phosphomannose isomerase, with the protein product MNEMLKYLEDFPVQCEQAVQITKKYPIDVKRYDSIHQVVVCGMGGSAAGGDLLKSYLQREANIPIEVNRGYLLPQYVGENTLVFAISYSGNTEETLSAYQDALSRSAKIIAITSGGKLKELCQKDGIDIIEIIGGMPPRATFGYLFFPMVTLLERLGLIGSKEEEIRETIQNLQLLCKQYNPRSKANLAKELSERIKGHFLLIYAPEHLAACAVRWKNQFNENSKSMAFFSLLPEMNHNEIEVWASGSEFTKKFYLIFLRDSAENERIKQRIIITESILKDKVAGVQHVTSSGKSLLSRLHSLVYLSDWVSTYLALISSVDPIPTPMINLLKKKLSQL